The genomic DNA GGAGAGAGGTAGCTTGGGAGCCACCAGCGGGAGCGGCCTGGAAACTGGACGTCTACGGAGCCCTCCTGCACACACCCCACGAGTCTCGCCTTCGGCCCTGGCACCTGTGAACACCCCACCGGAAGTGTGGGGCTTCTGCCAGAGACACGAGGTTCCCAGTGGGCCTTCTGCAGCCACAGGAACCCTTGCAAGTGAGCTCCCCGGCCGGGGGCAAGGGGAAGTCAGAGGTCTCAGCACAAGAGGACGGGCCTGCCTCGCCGGCTCGGACGTGAAGGCCTCACATGAGAAGCAACGGAGGTGGTCCGCTGACGGCTGGCAAGGAGGGGGCCTTCGGTCCTCCAGCTGCACGGACCTGTGTCCAGCCAGCAGCCGGACTGAGCCTGGAAGTAGGGTCCCCCGGAGCCGGCGGCCAGTGGGGCGCCCGGCCAGGCTCGGCCCTGGGCTCTGACCTCGTGAGACGAAGCAGAGTGCCCAAACCTGCCCCGTGGCTTCCCAGTCTGTTCCCGCGGAGTCAGTGAGTGACCCCGGTCCCCTTGTCTGCTGAAACAGAGctggcctcctcctctccttccccgtCCCTCCGCGCTGCGGCAGAAAACACGTCGCACCCTCCTCGTAAGGCTCATGTTCAGGCCCGCTCGGCCTCTGTGGGCCGACGGGTGGCAGGACAGGTGGTTGAAGCAGCGTCAGCTGTCCTGGAGGAACTGAGGGCCCCCTGAGGGTCTGCTCGCACGCAGGCGGCCATCGAGAACGTCCGCTTCCATCGGGTGCTGGAGTGCGGGCCCCCCCGGGGAGCGTCTAAAGAAGCTGGGCTCCTGGGGCCGGCAGTCACGGGCTCTAAGAAGCAGAGGGTAATGTGAGGCTGTTCTAGAATGCACCAGGCCccgggcaggaggggaaggctgGGGCAGAGCGGCGGGGCTGGTGAACACCAGGAGGGCCTTCTTGGCCGCTGAGCCTGGGTCCTCCCTGCTCCTGGTGCACGGGGAGCCCTGGGGCTCCCCAGGATCACAGGTCTTGGCCTGGGACTAGTGCGGGGCCCCAGAAGCATCTATCTCTCCGTGCTGGTGGAGACAGCACTTGTGAGGTCGGGTCTCGGTGAGGAGTGGGGTGAAGAGAGGGGCGTCTCTGGGGGGCTGGTCTGGCAGCTCTCcagctgtccccctccctccacatgGCCAGCCACCCCCAAAGCACCCGCCTTAGAGGACTGGGGTACTGGTCCGGGGGTCCCAGCGGCCGGGGGCAGTAGAGACATCccgggagtggggaggggcagtgctCTCTGGCCAGTGAGCACCCAGACGCCTCCACCTGCCGCCGTCTGCACTCgggggggggtgaggtgggggcaggCGGGCGGGCTGGGACCTACCTCCGGCTCAGGGTGTACTTGCCCCTACGGTCCAAGCTGCAGCCAGAGCGAAAGGCGAACCAGAGAAAGGAGCTGAGCAGCACGGCATAcacctgggggggtgggggtggcgtcAGCACAGGCACCGGCGGCTCCAGTGGGGCGTGCACTGCCTCCCTAGAAGGGTCTGGGCGCTGCGGGGCTCCCGCCTGTCTCGGGAGGTGGGCACCATCACCCCCCAGACTGCCTCCCTGGGGTCAGCAGCGTCCTCTCTGGCTCCCCGGTGTTCCCCCAGACCAGAGGTGCTAGCCTGGGGCTGCCCAGTCTGCCCTTCCATCGGGGGGGGGGTCCTGTGGATGCAGGGgcaggcggtgggggaggggtgccgaGGGAGGGCGAGCGTACCGTGGAGGCCAGGCCGATGCCAGTGAGGGTGGAGGCGATGTTTCCGTAGGTCCTCAGGAAGCTCCTGACCCCCACCAAGCAGTCCTGAGCAGAGAGCAGCTCGTAAGGCGCCTGCCctgactgcccctcccctgcccggggTCGAGGGCCCCCGCCAAGGCGGAGACCCGCAGTGCCCACCGAAGGCGAATGCTGGTGTGATGGGAAGTCGGTGGGGCCTGGGAGCTCTGGGGAATGGCATCACAAACAGGTGAAAAACGGACGGACAGAGCAGACCTCTGTGGGGACTAGAGGTCGCTGCCCCAGGGTCCAGCGCGTGCCTTTCTTAGGCGTCCCCTGAGCAGCCTGTGCTGGGTCATGCATCTGGCTGCCGTGGGCAGGTTggctctccctcactccctggcCCAAGGCTGGGTGCAGAGCATcagtgaggggaggggtgggggtgctggccaacaaggggggcagagaaagcactGGTCTGGGGTCCTGGGCATACCCATCCAGTGCTTCCCCAGGGCATGGCTGCCACAGAGGTTCTGCCTCCAGAAAAGGGAGGTGACCGACCCATCTCTGAAGCACTCAGATGGCGGCATTTGGGTCTGGGGAAGATGTTGGCATTTGGGGCGGCTGCAGAAAGGAAGCACTTTCGGGATGTTGCTCTGaaggctgggatgggggaggggaggctggcttGCCGTCTGTCTGTGCCTCTATCTGCCCCCGTGTTCTCTGGGCCCTGGGCCGCAGGACTGACTTCAGCTGGCTGGGAGGTTGGGACCTCTGGCTCCCAGGGCAGCTGGAAATGGTCCCAGGAGCTCGGGGCCGCGACGCTGCAGCCTGGCCTGGGTgccccgggggggtggggtggggggaatgggccCTGATCAGCCCCTACTCCCCCTGTGGCTGCACTTCCTCTTGGAAGCCAGGCTGGGGGCCAGACCACCGTCAGGgactccaccccagcccctccagcgcccacccccaccccctgaggCCTTTACAGTGGGGACCCTGCCATTCTGGAAGGTGGCCAAGCGGCCCCTGGCCCAGCTTTGCAGACGGGCGCCCGAAGCCTCCTCCTGGGTGGCAGAAAGCCCCCTGCCAGCCCCGCTGGGCCCTcctttgccctccctcccctgctgggccCGGAGCCCTAGCAACCTCCTGTCTGTTTCTTGGAGGACGGCCAGGAGCCTCTGGCCCACAGATAGGGGTGGGTTTGTTTCCcggacatgggggaggggagcagggaaggcggtgggttgggggagggctgGTGGGGTGGTCGGAGGGAGGGCCACGTCCTTCTCTGGGGGGCaagggacttcccagcctctgtcGCCGAGGCCCTTGGGCGGGCTGACCGGGGCCAGGCTGTTCCTTCCCTCCGCGAATGCACTTCCGGCTCCTTCCGGAGGAGCCCCCTCCAGATCACTGTCTGTCTTCCACCTCCCTCTGTGCTTCTGGAGGCTTCCGAGGGCAGGCCTGGCCTTGGGGAGCCCCGAGCTGAAACTGCGTGAGGCAGTGGAGGCGTGAACGGAGCCTGGGGCCGAGTCCAGCCCTCACTGCAGCCTCCAGGAGCCCGGGGAGGGAGAGCCCAGGGTCCCGGCTGTCCTCCTCACCTGTCTGGTGGCCTCCTCTCCTGGACACAGACTGACCTCCGTGGCCCCCAGGAGGCCAAAAGGAGAGCTCTTCCCACAGCACAGGAACTGCAAGAACACGGGTGGGGGGAGGTCCCCTAAGTGTCACCACTTAGGTGACTTAGGTGGGACGGCTCACGTGCCCAGCTGGGCCTCTCGGGCCAGGACCCTGTGGCCACCTTGCTTGATATGCCGTGTTATCGCCACCTTGaaattcttc from Panthera tigris isolate Pti1 chromosome D1, P.tigris_Pti1_mat1.1, whole genome shotgun sequence includes the following:
- the TSPAN32 gene encoding tetraspanin-32 isoform X5 — its product is MAAMAAVNYLGTHFAVVGRASSDRTPYEATRRWAFCTSISLAGLLTLGAVLGAVATVREAGGLMAGGFLCFALAFCVLVQVAFWRFHNPAQVEDAVLDTYDLVYDQAVRSSSATLRQQLVAIQDTFLCCGKSSPFGLLGATEVSLCPGEEATRQDCLVGVRSFLRTYGNIASTLTGIGLASTVYAVLLSSFLWFAFRSGCSLDRRGKYTLSRRARDCRPQEPSFFRRSPGGPALQHPMEADVLDGRLRASRPSGGPQFLQDS